GCACATCCACTTCGAGGTGTTCAGCTCCATCAACGACATCACCGACGCCACCACCAACGTGCTGACCTCGCAGATCGCCATCCCCGAGGACGTGTGTCAGGCGGTGTACGCCGACGCCCGCTACGCCTCCTCGGTGACGCCGTTCTCCCACATCACGCTGGACTCGGACAACATCTTCTCCGACAGCATCGACCTGCAGATGGACTCCGTCACCGACCAAGGCGACGGCTACGCGGGCACCATCGTCGTCGGCGTGGACACCACCACCGAGCAGCAGATGTCCATGGGCGGCGGACCGGGCGGCATGGGTGGCGGCGGGCCCCAGGGTGGCCCGGGCGCGCCGCCCAGCTAGATTGGACGGCGTGTTCCTCGCCGTCAGCTACGCCTTTGCCGATTCCGTCAATGCCCTCCTCATCGGGGTCATCGTCGCGATCGGCATTCTGCTGCCGCGGGGAAAGTACCGCTGGGTCGCCCCGTTGCTCATCTTCGGCGACTGGCTCGGGGTGTTCCTGCTGGCCCTGCTGGTGATGTTCGCGTTCGAGGGGATGCAGGAGTTTGTTCAGGCGGCCCTGGCCAGCCCGATCTTCGGCATCGTGCTCATCGCGGTGGGCCTGGTCACGGCCGTGACCACGTGGCGCTCGAAGCCCGGTGGGGACTCGAAGATCATCAACGCGATGCTCAGCTTTCTGCGCGAGCCCACCGTGTGGACGGTGCTCGCCGGCTTCGTGCTGGGCGTGGTGCAGTCGCTGACCTCGGTGCCGTTCTACGGCGGCATCGCCGTGCTCGCCGCTGGGGACTTCTCGCAGTGGGCGCGGTACGGCGGGATGTTCTGGTACGCGAGCATCGCGCTCAGCCTGCCCATCGCCGTGGCCGTCTTCGTGGGGCTGGTGCGACGCAAACCCGACTCCCGCCTGGGCCGGTGGTTTGCGTGGGCCAGGGAGCACACGCTGGAGGTCAGCCGGGCCGGGGGATACCTGGTGGCGGTGCTGCTCGTGGTGTTGGGCGTGCTGCACCTGTAAGCGCGGAAGACGCGGCCCGGCCAGAGGCGCCGGTCGGAAGGGCGCGGTCGAATTCGTGACTCCTTCCGACCAGCGAGGCTGCGTGTAGGTCTGCTGCAGACGGCGTCCTTCCGACCAGCGAAGCGCCGAAAAAAGGGGGCCGCACCGATGTGCGACCCCCTTTCTCAGACGGAACTATCAGGCGATGCCCTCGCGCTGCTTGAACTCGCGGCGACGGCGGTGCAGGATCGGCTCGGTGTAACCGGCCGGCTGCGAGGTGCCGGAGAGGATGAGCTCCTTGGCGGCCTGGAAGCCGATGGAGTTCTCGTAGTCGGCGGACATGGACTTGTACTCCTCGTCGCCTTCGTTCTGCTCATCGACGAGCTTGGCCATGCGCTCGAGGGACTCGACGACCTGCTCCTCGGTGACCACGCCGTGCTGGATCCAGTTGGCCAGCAGCTGCGAGGAGATGCGCAGCGTGGCGCGGTCCTCCATGAGGTCGACGTTGTGGATGTCGGGCACCTTGGAGGAGCCGACGCCGAGCTCGACCCAGCGGATGACGTAGCCGAGGATGGACTGGCAGTTGTTGTCCACCTCCTCCTTCTTCTCCGCGTCGGTGAAGTTGCCGTCGGAGACGGGCACGGTGAGCAGGTCGTGGAAGGTGTCGCGGCGGCCCTTCTTCAGCAGCTCGGCCTGGACCTCCTTGACGTTGACGCGGTGGTAGTGCGTGGCGTGCAGCGTCGCACCGGTCGGGGAGGGGACCCACGCGGTGCTGGCGCCCTCGCGCGGCTGGCCGATCTTCTTCTCCACCATGTCGGCCATGAGCTCGGTCATCGCCCACATGCCCTTGCCGATCTGCGCCTTGCCGGGCAGCCCACGGGCGATGCCGGCGTCGACGTTGGCGTCCTCGTAGGCGAGTTTCCACGGCGCGGTCTGCAGGTCGGCCTTGCGCACCATCGGGCCGGCGAGCATGGAGGTGTGGATCTCGTCGCCGGTGCGGTCGAGGAAGCCGGTGTTGATGAACGCGAGGCGGTCGGCCACGGCCATGATGCAGGCGTCGAGGTTGGCCGAGGTGCGACGCTCCTCGTCCATGACACCGACCTTGACGGAGTTCTCCGGGATTCCCAGGAGCTTCTCGACGGCTGTGAACAGGTCGTTGGTGAAGGCCACCTCTTCGGGGCCGTGCTGCTTGGGCTTGACCACGTAGATGGATCCGGTGCGGGAGTTGCGCAGCGGGTTGTCCAGCTCGGTGGCGGGCAGCGCGCCGAGGATGGTGAGGGCGGAGTCGAGGATGCCCTCGTAGATCTCCTCGCCGTCGACGAGGATGGCCGGGTTGGTCATGAGGTGGCCGACGTTGCGCACCAGCAGCAGGGAGCGACCGTGGAGGGTGATGTCCTCGCCGTCGGCACCCGTGAACTCGAGGTCCTGGTTAAGGCGGCGGGTGTAGGACTTCTCGCCCTTGTCCACCTCGGCCGCGGCTTCGCCGGTGGCGAGGTCGTGCCAGTTGGAGTATGCGAGGGTCTTGTCGTGGGCGTCGACCGCGGCGACGGAGTCCTCGAAGTCGATGATGGTGGACACGGCGGACTCGAGGCGGACGTCGTTGACGTGGGCGGGATCGTTCTTGCCGATCGCGCCCTCGGCGTCGATGTCGATGTTGGCGTGGAGGCCGTTGTTGCGCAGCAGGATCGCGGACGGGTTGTCTTTCTCACCCTGCCAGCCGCGGAAACGCTCGGGGTTCTGCAGCTGGGTCGGCGTGCCGTTGACCTCGGCGCTCAGGCCGTCGTCGGTGATGTTGTACGCGGTGACGTCGCGGTGGGAACCGGCGACGAGGGGGGCGACGTCGTCGAGAAGCGTCTTGGACCATTCGATGACCTTGTCGCCGCGGACGGGGTTGTACCCCTTGCCCGGCTCCGCGCCGTTCTCCTCGCTGATGACGTCGGTGCCGTAGAGGGCGTCGTAGAGCGAGCCCCAGCGCGCGTTGGCGGCGTTGATGGCGTAGCGGAGGTTGAGGACGGGGACCACGAGCTGCGGGCCGGCGATGTCGGCGATCTCCTCGTCCACGTTCTGGGTGCGGATCTGCGCGTCGGCCGGAGCGTCGACGAGGTAGCCGATCTCGCGGAGGAAGGCCTCGTGCTCGACCGGGTCGGGCTGACCCGGGTTGGCGCGGAAGTGCTCGTCGAGGCGGGCCTGCAGCTCATCGCGCTTGGCCAGCAGCTCCCGGTTGCGGGGGGTGAACTCCCGGACGATTCCCGCGAAGCCCTCCCAGAAATTGTCCGGATCGATGTCGGACCGGGGGCAGAGGGTGGTGTTCACGAAGTCGTAGAGCTCGGTGGCGACGTCCAGCCCGTGGACGGTGGTGCGCGGGGTGGTGTCAGGTGTGTTCGTCATGCTCAAGGTCCTCCTCGTGGACTTTGGGGCTAAACCGGATGACCCGAGACTAAGTGACCCCGGTCACCCGGGTAAACAACTTCGCGAAATTAGACCCGGGGTTACCCCCGACGTTTCCGTGGCTGGGGGAGGTATTAGGTACCTGAGGGGCCGGGTACTGACTGTGTCCCAGATCATGCGCCCGGGGACATAGTTGCAAGTGAACGGCACTTTAACGGAAACTTACCTAGTCGTAAGGTATTTGTTTTGCTTCGCAACCTTTGCAGATATGGCCGCCGCCCCCGCACAGATCTACACCTCACCAAGGCATTGACTGTGCGCTGCATCACCCGCATGATGTGTCTCAGGCCACCCGGCATCAGCAAGACCCCCAAGCACACACCGAAAGAGAGTGAAGCTGACATGAGCACCACCGGAGCTGCACGCACCGCCGCCGAGATCCAGAAGGACTGGGACACCAACCCCCGCTGGAAGGGCATCACCCGCGAGTACACCGCAGAGCAGGTCGCCGAGCTGCAGGGCACCGTCGTCGAGGAGCACACCCTCGCCCGCCGCGGCGCCGAGATCCTCTTCGAGGAGATCAACAAGGGCAACGGCCACTACATCAACGCCCTGGGCGCCCTCACCGGTAACCAGGCCGTCCAGCAGATCCGCGCCGGCCTCAAGGCCGTCTACCTGTCCGGCTGGCAGGTCGCAGGTGACGCCAACCTCTCCGGCCACACCTACCCGGACCAGTCCCTGTACCCGGCCAACTCCGTCCCCAGCGTCGTTCGCCGCATCAACAACGCACTGCTGCGCGCCGACGAGATCGCCCGCATCGAGGGTGACGACGCCGTGGACAACTGGCTCGTTCCCATCGTCGCCGACGGTGAGGCCGGCTTCGGCGGCGCCCTCAACGTCTACGAGCTGCAGAAGGCCATGATCAACGCTGGCGCAGCCGGCACCCACTGGGAGGATCAGCTCGCTTCGGAGAAGAAGTGTGGCCACCTCGGCGGCAAGGTCCTCATCCCGACCCAGCAGCACATCCGCACCCTGTCCTCCGCACGCCTGGCAGCCGACGTCGCCAACACGCCGACCGTCATCATCGCCCGCACCGACGCCGAGGCAGCCACGCTGATCACCTCCGACGTCGACGAGCGTGACCAGGAATTCATCACCGGTGAGCGCACCGCTGAGGGCTACTACCACGTGAAGAACGGCATCGAGCCCTGCATCGCCCGAGCGAAGTCCTACGCTCCATACGCCGACATGATCTGGATGGAGACCGGCAAGCCGGACCTGGAGCTGGCCAAGCAGTTCGCCGAGGGCGTCCGCTCCGAGTTCCCGGACCAGCTGCTGTCCTACAACTGCTCCCCGTCCTTCAACTGGTCCGCACACCTGGACGCGGACGAGATCGCCAAGTTCCAGCGCGAGCTCGGTGCCATGGGCTTCACCTTCCAGTTCATCACCCTGGCCGGCTTCCACGCCCTGAACTACTCCATGTTCGACCTGGCCTACGGCTACGCACGCGACGGCATGACCTCCTTCGTCGACCTGCAGAACCGCGAGTTCAAGGCAGCGGCTGAGCGCGGCTTCACCGCCGTCAAGCACCAGCGCGAGGTCGGCGCCGGCTACTTCGACAAGGTCGCCACCACGGTTGACCCGCTGTCCTCCACCACGGCACTGACCGGCTCCACCGAGCAGGGCCAGTTCCACTAGAAGCTCCACCCCACCCCCCGTAGGAGAACCACCATGTGCACCTTCCATTCCACCCCTGACCTGGCCGACACCCTCGGCGACTACGTCCTCAGCTGCGACACGCAGTTCCGTAACTTCGGCGGCAAGACCAAATTTGCCGGCAGGATCGTCACCGTGCGGTGCATGGAGGACAACGGGCTGGTAAAGAAGCTGCTCAACAGCCCCGGCAACGGCAAGGTGCTCGTCGTGGACGCGGGTGGAAACCTGCACACGGCCATGGTCGGAGACCAGATCGCCAAGGCCGCCCTGGACAACGGCTGGAAGGGCATCATCGTAAACGGAGCGATCCGGGACAGCGAGGAGATCGGCCAGCTCGACATCGCGGTCAAGGCGCTGGGAACCAACCCGCGCCGCTCCGCGAAGGACGGCGTGGGCAAGGTCAACGAGCGGGTGTCCTTCGGTGGGGTCGACTTCATCGCCGACCACACCGTCTACGGGGACGCCGATGGAATCGTCGTCATGGACGAGCCCATCTGCGAATAATCAGCGGCGCGGGTGACCTTCGATAGCGAGGTCGTAATACCGCACCAGCCGCTCGGTGGCGGCACGCCAACCGTGGCTCTCAGCCTCGTTGCGTGCCGCCTTTCCCATGCGTCGGCGAAGTCCCTCGTCGAGAAGCACCGCGGAGAGGCGCTCGGCCCACGTGTTGTAGTCCTCCGGGTCCACGAGGTAACCCGTCTCGCCGTCGTCGATGACAAAGGGGATGCCGCCGGCGCGTGCGCCCACCGCGGGCACGCCCGAGGCGAAGGATTCCAGGGCGACCAGGCCCAGGGTCTCCGTGGTCGAGGGAAAGGCGAAGACGTCGCCCGAGGCGAAGGCCGCCGCGAGATCCGTCCCGGAGAGGTATCCCGTGAACGTGGTGTAGGCGGGGTCCAGCAGGGTCTTCAGCGTGTCGAGCTGCGGGCCCGAACCGACCATGGCCAGGCGGGCGCCGGGTACCCGCTCCCGAACCTTGCGCATGATGGGCGCGAGCCGGTCGAGGTTCTTCTCCGGCGACATCCGGCCCACGTAGATGACCACGGGCGCATCCGGGTGGCCGTCGGTGATGAACTCACGCATCTCCCGGGACGCGCGGTCGGGGGAGTAGCCGACCGTGTCCACGGCCTTCGGCCACAGCTCCACGTTGCGGATGCCCTGGTCGATGGCCTTCTCCACCATCGGGCCGGACGTGCACAGGTTGACCGAAGCCATGTTGTGCACCATGCGGATCCACGTCGCCGCGGGCTGACGCAGCCAGCCGATGCGCAGAGACTCGGTGTAGTCCGGCACGTTGGTGTGGAAACTGCCCAGCAGCGGGTAGTCCAGGCGCTTGGCGGTGATGGCCCCGTAGGCGGCGAGCCACACCGGGTTGACGGCGTGCACGACGTCGGGCCGGAAACGGGCAAGCTCACGGTTGATCTTCGGCGTGGCCATACCCGCGGTGATCTCGGGGTATACCGGCCGGAAGCTGATGCCGGGCACCCGGACGACCTCGAAACCCGCGTACTCCGCCGGGGGATGGCCCGGGGCGAAGAGCTGGACCTCGTGGCCCATGTCGGAGAGCTGTTCCAGGGAGCGGGTGACCCGGGTGACCACCCCGTCAATCTTCGGGAGGAAGACCTCCGTGAACATGGAGATCCGCATGCGTCAGCGAGCGGTCTGCGGTTCGCCCGCGGCGTTGCTGCTTGTCCACAGGGAACGCGCGGGGATCATGTCCAGGTTCGCCCGGTCGGCGTACTTGCGGGCGATCTCCTCGACCTCGTGGAGCAGGCCCTCCTCCAGGGTCGTGGGGTTCAGGCCCAGGTCGAGGAAGGTCTCGTTGACCACGTGCAGCTCGTTCTCCGGGGACTCCTTGCGCGGGTTGGGCACCAGGGCCACCTGGGCGCCGGACACTCTGGCGATGAGCTCGGCGAGGTCACGCACGCGGTGGGTCTCGGTCATCTGGTTGAAGATCTTCACCTTCTCACCCTGCGCGGGCGGGTTCTCCAGCGCGATCTCGATGCAGCGCACCATGTCGCGGATGTGGATGAACGCCCGGGTCTGCCCGCCCGTGCCGTGCACGGTGAGCGGGTAACCCACGGCCGACTGCATGAGGAAGCGATTGAGCACCGTGCCGTAGTCGCCGTCGTAGTCGAAGCGGTTGATCAGCCGCTCGTCGCGGGCGGTCTCGTCGGTGGTGGTGCCCCAGATGATGCCCTGGTGCAGGTCGGTGATGCGCAGCTCGTCGTTCTTGGCATAGAAGGCGAAGAGGTGCTGGTCCAGGACCTTGGTCATGTGGTAGACCGAGCCCGGGTTGGAGGGGTAGAGGATGTCCTGGTCGACGGTTCCGGATTCCTCGGAGGTCACCTGGACCTGGAGGTAACCCTCGGGGATCTTCATGCCGGCGGTGCCGTAGCCGTAGACACCCATGGTGCCCAGGTGCACGACGTGGATGTCCCGCCCGGACTCCACGATGGCGGCCAGGAGGTTGTGCGTGGCGGAGGTGTTGTTGTCCACGGTGTAGCGCTTGTTGCGCGAGCTCTTCATGGAGTACGGCGCGGCGCGCTGCTCGGCGAAGTGCACGACGGCGTCCGGCTGTTCGGTCCGCAGGAAGTCCAGCAGCTCGTCGTATTCCTTGGCGACGTCGATACGAGCGAAACCGATGTGTTTACCCGAGACCTCGTTCCACGCCGCGAGGCGATCCTCGATGGAGGCGATCGGGGTGAGCGACTCGGCGCCGAGTTCCTCGTCGATGGCGCGCCGGGAGAGGTTGTCGATGATGGTGACCTCGTGGCCCTGCTCGGAGAGGTACAGGGAGGCGGGCCAGCCGCAGAATCCGTCGCCGCCGAGAATCGCAACCTTCACTAGAGAACTCCAAACACGTCCGAGGGGATGTCACGTGCCGTTTATGCAGCGTGACGTGGTCTACCGAGCGAGTTTAGCCCGAACACCCACAGTGTGGAGACAACCGGGTGAGGGTGAATTCTGCGCCTCTTGACAGGGAGATGGCCGCCCGGTGAACGGAGAATAAAATCACCTGTTCGCGGCGGCGCTCTCCACGAGGGCGAGGGTCTCGCACTGGGCGTGGCGGAGGTACTCGGTCATCCTCCGGGCGGCGGCCTCGCGGCCGTCGCGACGCAGAACGTCGACCGTGGCACGGTTGTGCCCGACGAACTCGTCGTGGAAGGAGCCGTCGAATTCGGTGACGGCGAGGAATGTCAGGCGCATGAGGGCGAGGATGCGGTCCATCGTGTCGTCGAGAAGATCCGAGCGCAGTGAGGCGACGATGGTGCGGTGGAACTCCTGGTTGAGCGAGCCGACATCGCGCCAGCGCTGCTCGGTCTGGGCGGTCTCCGCGCGGCGGACGATCTCGTCGAGCACGTCGCCGTCCACGTTGCCCGTCAGCAGCGCCGTCGTCTCCAGCGCGGTGCGAGCGCGGTACATGTCCCGGATGAGGGAGGAGTCCGGCGACGCAAGAAACACCCCGCGGTTGGGGACACGCACGAGCAGGCCCTGGGAGACCAGGGCCGCGTACGCCTCCCGGAGGGTGTTCCGGGAGATGGAGAAGCGCTCGGTGAGGTCGGCCTCAATCAGCCGCTCACCGGGCTGGAACTCACCGGCGGAAATGGCGGCCTGGATTGCGCGCTCGACGCTCTGTACTCGCATGGATGGGATCTTAGGTACCCGGATCAGGAGATACTGGCGATTACCTCGCCCTGTTTCACCGTCGCACCCTCGGCGGCGACGAGCCGGACGGTTCCGGACGTCGGGGCGGGGATGGGCGACTCCATCTTCATGGCCTCGATCGAACCGAGCTGCTGGCCCTCGGTGACGGAATCACCGTCGGCCACCTTCCACTCGATGATGGTGCCGTTGAAGGAGGCCTTCACGCCACCGGCGGTGTCGGAGGAGTCCGTGCCCGTGCCGGCGGATGCGGCGGCGGGAGCGGATGCAGCCGGGCGCAGGAACTCGGCGGGGAGGCCGACGCGGTGCAGCTTGCCGTCGATCTCCAGGGTCACCTGGACTCGCTCGGCCTGGGCGTCCGCGAGCGGAACCAGCTCGTTGCCGGAGCTGGGGACGTAGTTGGTGTCCACCCAGTCGACGTACGTGTCCAGGGAGTACCCGGTGAACGCGGGGTTCACGACCATGTCGCGGTGGAAGGGCAGGACGCTGCGCACACCCTTGATCTCGAACTCGTCGAGGGCGGACTTGGCACGGCGCAGGGCGGTGTCGCGGTCCGGTCCCCACACGATGAGCTTGCCCATGAGGGAGTCGTAGTAACCGGAGATCTCCGAGCCGGAGCGCACGCCGGCGTCCACGCGGATACCCGGGCCGGAGGGCGGCACGAAGCTGGTGACGGTGCCGGGGCAGGGCACGAAGCCCAGGGTGGGGTCCTCGGCGTTGATGCGGAACTCGAACGCGTGACCGCGGATCTCCGGGTCGTGGTCGAAGGAGAGCGGCAGGCCGGCGGCGACGCGGAACTGCTCGGCGATGATGTCCACACGGGTGGTCGACTCGGAGACGGGGTGCTCGACCTGAACTCGGGTGTTCACCTCGAGGAAGGAGATGTCGCCGTGCTCGGAGACGATGTACTCGACGGTGCCGGCACCGACGTAGCCGGCGTGGGCACAGATGCCGCGGGCACCCTCGATGATGGCGGCGTTCTGCTCGCGGGAGAGGAACGGGGCCGGGGACTCCTCGATGAGCTTCTGGAAACGACGCTGCGTGGTGCAGTCGCGGGTGCCCAGGGTCGCCACGTGGCCGTGGGTGTCTGCGAGGATCTGCACCTCGACGTGGCGGGGACGGGTGAGAAACTTCTCCACGTAACACTCGTCGCGGCCGAAGGCCTCCTTGGCCTCGCGGCCGGCGGCGACGAAGGCATCCTCGATGTCCTCCATCTTCTGCACGAACTTGATGCCACGGCCGCCGCCGCCGAAGGCCGCCTTGATGGCGATGGGGAGGCCGTACTGCTCGGCGAACTCCTTCGCCTCCTGCCAGGTGCCCACGGGGTCCGGGGTGCCGGGAGCGAGGGGGGCGCCGGCCTCGGCGGCGAGGCGGCGGGCGGCCACCTTGTCGCCGAGGATCTCGATGGAGTCGGGGGTGGGGCCGACCCAGGTCAGGCCGGCACCGATGACGGCGCGGGCGAAGTCGGCGGACTCGGAGAGGAAGCCGTAGCCGGGGTGCAGGCAGTCGGCGCCGGCGCGGGCGGCGACGTCGAGCAGCGCGGGGACGTTCATGTAGGTCTCGGCGCCGGTCTTGCCGGGCAGGGCGTATGCCTCGTCGGCGATGAGGGTGTGCAGGGCGCCGGCGTCGGGCTCGGAGTAGACCGCGATGGAGCGGATGCCCAGGTCGCGAGCGGCGCGGGCGATGCGGACGGCGATCTCGCCGCGGTTGGCGATGAGGACGGCCTTTAGGGGGATGGTGGAGTTCATGAGGGGTCCTTAGAGTTCGATCAGGCGGAGGTTCACGGTGGCACCGGGCGGGAGCTGGCCGGCGATGTCGAGGTCGTCGGCGACGACGGTGGCGATGACGGGGTAGCCGCCGGTGACGGCGTGGTCGCGGTGGAACATCACCGGTTGGCCGTTGGCGGGGATCTGGATGGAACCGGCGACGATGCCCTCGCTGGCGAGTTCCTCGTGGCGCCCGCGTTCGATCTCGGGCCCGGCCAGGCGCAGGCCGACACGGTTGGAGGCCTCGGTCACGGTCCACTGCGTATCGACGAGCGCCTGCACGCCCTCCGTGAACCAGTCGTCCCGCGGCCCGGCGACCACGCGGAGCTCCGCGTGGGTGTGGCCGTCCAGCTCGCTGACCCGCACGGGGTTGGAGACGGCGCCGACGATGGACGAGGCCGCGGGGGCGGTGGCGATGCGGTCGCCTGTACGGATCGGAACGGGGCCGAGCCCGGAGAGCAGGTCGGTCGCGGAGGACTCGAGCTCGGAGAACGCGATCACCCCTCCGCGCACGGCCACGTAGCTGCGCGCGCCCAGGGTGGCGGCACCGACGGTGAGTTCGGAACCGGCGGGGAGCAGGACCGGAGCGCCGAGCTGGAGCACGCGCCGGCCGACGGTCACCGGGGCCTGCGCGCCGGTGACGGCGACCACCGTGTCCACCAGCGCGGTGAGCGAGAGCCCGCCGATGTTCTCCAGGACGGCCGCGCCGAGCTCGTTGCCGAGTGCCTCGTTGGCGGCGCGGGCGGCGGACTGGTCGGCGGCTCCGGACTCGGTGACGCCGAGGTCGCCGTAACCCGGGCGCCCGAGATCCTGAACGAGGGTCTGCAGGCCCGCGTTCGAGACCTCGAGGACCGGCCGGTGCGCGGCGGCGGGGCGCTTGGCCGCCGGGGGAGTGACGTCGCCGGCGAGCTCGCGCACCGCGCGGTAGGTCACCGTGTCGCCCGGCTTGACCAGCGCAGGGGGCTGTTCGTCGGAGCGCCACATCTTCTGCTCGGTGACGCCGATGAGCTGCCAGCCGCCGGGGGATTCGCGGGGGTAGACGGCGGAGAAGTTGCCGGCCAGCGCGACGGACCCGGCGGGGACCGAGGTGCGCGGGGACTTGCGGCGCGGCACGTCCAGGGGGCTCTCGCTGACGCAGTAGGTGAACCCGGGGGCGAACCCGCCGAAGGCTGCGGTCCAGGTGGTGGAGGTGTGCCGCTCGATGAGCGCCTCGGTGCTCATGCCGAGCATCTCCGCCAGCTCGGCGAGGTCCTCGCCGTTGTACAGGGTGTCGATGACGATGTTCTCCGGCGTCACGTCCGAGGCCGCACCGGGGGAGAGGTCGCGAAGTAGCGACACGGCCCGGGTGGCGTCGGCGGCGCAGGCGAAGTTGAGCAGCACGGTCTGCGCGGCGGCGACGGCGTCGACCTGGCCGGCGAGCGGCGAGCGGGAGAGCTCGGCGTGCCAGTCCATGACCGTGGCCAGGTCGGGCAGGTCGATGAGCAGGGCGTGGGATCCGGCGCGGCGGATGACGGGTGTCATAGCGAGCTACGGATCTGGATGCCGGCGTCGGTGAGCTTCTCAACGATCGCCGCCGTCATCTCGACCGACCCGGGCGAATCACCGTGCACACAGACCGACTCCACGCCGAGGGAGAGCTGCGTGCCGTCGATGGCCGTGACGGTGCCGGTGGTGGCCAGGTCGAGGACGCGCTGGGCGACCGCGTCGGCGTCGTGAAGCACGGCGCCGGGCGCGCGGCGGGAGACGAGGGTGCCATCCGGGTTGTAGCCGCGGTCGGCGAAGGCCTCGCAGATGACCCGCGTGCCTCGCTTCTCGGCCATGTCCACGGCCAGGCCGCCGGGCAGGAGCATGACGGGGAGGTCACCGAAGGCGGCGATGCCGTCGAGGG
This sequence is a window from Corynebacterium doosanense CAU 212 = DSM 45436. Protein-coding genes within it:
- a CDS encoding acetyl/propionyl/methylcrotonyl-CoA carboxylase subunit alpha, which translates into the protein MNSTIPLKAVLIANRGEIAVRIARAARDLGIRSIAVYSEPDAGALHTLIADEAYALPGKTGAETYMNVPALLDVAARAGADCLHPGYGFLSESADFARAVIGAGLTWVGPTPDSIEILGDKVAARRLAAEAGAPLAPGTPDPVGTWQEAKEFAEQYGLPIAIKAAFGGGGRGIKFVQKMEDIEDAFVAAGREAKEAFGRDECYVEKFLTRPRHVEVQILADTHGHVATLGTRDCTTQRRFQKLIEESPAPFLSREQNAAIIEGARGICAHAGYVGAGTVEYIVSEHGDISFLEVNTRVQVEHPVSESTTRVDIIAEQFRVAAGLPLSFDHDPEIRGHAFEFRINAEDPTLGFVPCPGTVTSFVPPSGPGIRVDAGVRSGSEISGYYDSLMGKLIVWGPDRDTALRRAKSALDEFEIKGVRSVLPFHRDMVVNPAFTGYSLDTYVDWVDTNYVPSSGNELVPLADAQAERVQVTLEIDGKLHRVGLPAEFLRPAASAPAAASAGTGTDSSDTAGGVKASFNGTIIEWKVADGDSVTEGQQLGSIEAMKMESPIPAPTSGTVRLVAAEGATVKQGEVIASIS
- a CDS encoding carboxyltransferase domain-containing protein, giving the protein MTPVIRRAGSHALLIDLPDLATVMDWHAELSRSPLAGQVDAVAAAQTVLLNFACAADATRAVSLLRDLSPGAASDVTPENIVIDTLYNGEDLAELAEMLGMSTEALIERHTSTTWTAAFGGFAPGFTYCVSESPLDVPRRKSPRTSVPAGSVALAGNFSAVYPRESPGGWQLIGVTEQKMWRSDEQPPALVKPGDTVTYRAVRELAGDVTPPAAKRPAAAHRPVLEVSNAGLQTLVQDLGRPGYGDLGVTESGAADQSAARAANEALGNELGAAVLENIGGLSLTALVDTVVAVTGAQAPVTVGRRVLQLGAPVLLPAGSELTVGAATLGARSYVAVRGGVIAFSELESSATDLLSGLGPVPIRTGDRIATAPAASSIVGAVSNPVRVSELDGHTHAELRVVAGPRDDWFTEGVQALVDTQWTVTEASNRVGLRLAGPEIERGRHEELASEGIVAGSIQIPANGQPVMFHRDHAVTGGYPVIATVVADDLDIAGQLPPGATVNLRLIEL